One segment of Mycobacterium spongiae DNA contains the following:
- a CDS encoding DUF3710 domain-containing protein yields MAFGRRAEKGSRKDAGSTPAESAGIEPADEQAGEAGSAGASVSAAESDDVQGPFDIDDFDDPAVAELARLDLGSVLIPMPEAGQVQVELTDSGVPSAVWVVTANGRYTIAAYAAPKTGGLWRDVASELADSLREDSATVSIKDGPWGREVIGTAAGAVRFIGIDGYRWMIRCVVNGPHETFEALTDEAREALVDTVVRRGDTPLPVRTPLPVQLPEPMVAQLREAAAAQGDLPAGEGAPAGGGPVGAPQQPDAAAPRRGAKGSAMQQLRSTTGG; encoded by the coding sequence ATGGCATTCGGTAGACGCGCAGAAAAAGGCAGCAGAAAAGACGCCGGAAGTACCCCCGCCGAGTCGGCGGGCATCGAGCCGGCCGACGAGCAGGCCGGAGAAGCCGGCTCCGCGGGGGCGAGCGTGTCCGCAGCCGAGTCAGACGACGTGCAGGGCCCCTTCGACATCGACGACTTCGATGACCCGGCGGTCGCAGAGCTGGCACGCCTCGACTTGGGTTCGGTACTCATTCCCATGCCCGAGGCGGGGCAGGTGCAGGTCGAACTGACCGACAGCGGGGTCCCCAGCGCGGTGTGGGTCGTCACGGCCAACGGTCGGTACACGATCGCGGCGTACGCGGCACCGAAAACCGGTGGCCTATGGCGTGACGTGGCTAGTGAGCTGGCCGATTCGCTGCGCGAGGATTCGGCCACAGTGTCGATCAAGGACGGCCCGTGGGGTCGCGAAGTCATCGGCACCGCCGCCGGCGCGGTGCGCTTCATTGGGATCGATGGCTATCGCTGGATGATCCGCTGCGTCGTCAATGGCCCGCATGAAACCTTCGAGGCGCTCACTGACGAGGCCCGCGAGGCGCTGGTGGATACCGTGGTTCGCCGCGGTGATACGCCGCTGCCGGTGCGAACGCCGCTGCCGGTGCAGCTACCGGAGCCGATGGTGGCACAGCTGCGTGAGGCAGCCGCTGCGCAGGGCGACCTCCCCGCAGGCGAGGGGGCACCCGCTGGCGGCGGACCGGTCGGGGCGCCACAGCAGCCCGACGCGGCGGCACCACGCCGTGGCGCGAAAGGATCGGCCATGCAGCAATTGCGCAGCACGACCGGAGGCTAG
- a CDS encoding alpha/beta hydrolase has translation MAVDLRGVTTVLLPGTGSDDDYVYRAFSGPLQRVGAQLVTPRPQPGQLIDGYVAALDTAAATGRIGVGGVSIGAAVAAAWALAHPDRAVAVLAALPAWTGAPGSAPAAAAARHSAAQLRRDGLAATTTQMRVSSPPWLAQELTRSWHAQWPQLPDAMEEAAEYVAPSRAELTRLAAPLGVAAAVDDPIHPLQVGVDWVSAAPHAALHVVTLDEIGADAAALGAACLAALGEL, from the coding sequence GTGGCTGTCGATCTGCGCGGTGTCACCACCGTGCTGTTGCCCGGAACCGGATCCGACGACGACTACGTCTACCGGGCATTCTCCGGCCCCTTGCAACGGGTGGGCGCACAATTGGTGACTCCGCGGCCACAGCCGGGTCAGTTGATCGACGGGTATGTGGCCGCCCTCGACACCGCCGCAGCCACCGGACGGATCGGCGTCGGCGGCGTGTCGATCGGTGCCGCGGTCGCCGCAGCATGGGCATTGGCCCATCCCGATCGTGCAGTCGCTGTCCTGGCGGCCCTGCCGGCCTGGACGGGCGCACCCGGATCAGCGCCTGCCGCGGCCGCGGCGCGGCATTCGGCAGCGCAGCTTCGTCGCGACGGACTGGCGGCGACCACGACTCAGATGCGGGTGTCCAGCCCGCCGTGGCTTGCCCAGGAGCTGACCCGGTCGTGGCACGCCCAGTGGCCCCAGTTGCCCGACGCGATGGAAGAAGCGGCGGAATACGTCGCACCCAGCCGCGCCGAGCTGACCCGACTCGCCGCCCCGCTCGGTGTCGCTGCCGCGGTCGACGATCCAATTCACCCGTTGCAGGTCGGCGTCGACTGGGTATCCGCGGCGCCGCACGCGGCGCTGCACGTGGTAACCCTGGACGAGATTGGCGCAGACGCCGCGGCACTGGGCGCAGCCTGCCTGGCCGCTCTCGGCGAGCTCTAG
- a CDS encoding OB-fold nucleic acid binding domain-containing protein — protein MGAEGYLRRLTRRLTEDPEQRDVEELSDEVVNSGAQRAIDCERGQEVTMVGTLRCVETNGKGCAGGVRAELFDGTDTVALVWLGQRRIPGIDSGRTLRVRGRLGKLENGTKAIYNPHYEIQR, from the coding sequence ATGGGGGCCGAGGGTTATCTGCGCCGGCTGACCCGTCGCTTGACGGAAGATCCGGAGCAGCGGGATGTGGAGGAGTTGTCCGACGAGGTGGTCAACTCGGGTGCGCAGCGTGCCATCGATTGCGAGCGCGGCCAGGAGGTGACGATGGTGGGCACGTTGCGCTGCGTGGAAACCAACGGCAAGGGTTGTGCCGGTGGGGTCCGGGCCGAACTGTTCGATGGCACCGATACGGTCGCGCTGGTCTGGCTGGGCCAACGGCGCATACCGGGTATCGACTCCGGTCGCACCCTGCGGGTGCGGGGTCGGCTAGGCAAGCTGGAGAACGGAACCAAGGCGATCTACAACCCGCACTACGAGATCCAACGCTGA
- a CDS encoding DUF3159 domain-containing protein, with protein METNRISAERVLAQAGGVSGLVYSSLPVVAFVIASSVAGLVAAIAVAVGTAALVLLWRLARRESAQPAVSGFFGVAVCALIAYLVGQSKGYFLLGIWMSLLWGVVFAVSVLIRRPLVGYLWSWASRRDLSWRGVPRAVYAFDIATLGWTLVFAARFIVQRLLYDADKTGWLGVARIGMGWPLTALAALATYAAIKAAQRAMRAPMEVADNPTAGVTGLDTDGVAD; from the coding sequence GTGGAGACTAACCGCATCAGTGCCGAGCGCGTGCTGGCACAGGCCGGCGGTGTCAGCGGTCTGGTCTACTCATCGCTACCGGTGGTGGCCTTCGTCATCGCATCCAGTGTCGCCGGCTTGGTGGCCGCCATCGCGGTTGCCGTAGGCACGGCCGCCTTGGTCTTACTGTGGCGGTTGGCCCGTCGGGAGTCTGCGCAACCCGCGGTGTCCGGGTTCTTCGGTGTTGCCGTGTGTGCGCTGATCGCTTACCTGGTGGGGCAGTCCAAAGGTTATTTTTTGCTCGGCATTTGGATGTCGTTGCTGTGGGGTGTCGTTTTCGCAGTGTCAGTGCTGATCCGCCGACCGCTGGTCGGGTACTTGTGGAGCTGGGCCAGCCGGCGCGATCTCAGCTGGCGTGGCGTGCCGCGGGCTGTCTATGCGTTCGACATCGCCACGCTCGGCTGGACGCTGGTATTCGCTGCCCGGTTTATTGTCCAGCGGCTCCTCTACGACGCCGACAAGACGGGTTGGCTCGGGGTGGCGCGGATCGGGATGGGGTGGCCGTTGACGGCGTTAGCGGCCCTGGCGACGTATGCAGCGATCAAGGCCGCCCAGCGCGCTATGCGTGCTCCCATGGAGGTCGCCGACAACCCCACCGCGGGCGTCACCGGGTTGGACACGGATGGCGTCGCTGACTAG
- a CDS encoding potassium channel family protein, giving the protein MAQMKVVVAGAGAVGRSVTRELVENNHEVTLIERNADHIEADAIPAARWRLGDACELSLLESIHLEDFDVVVAATGDDKVNVVLSLLAKTEFAVPRVVARVNDPRNEWLFTDAWGVDVAVSTPRMLASLIEEAVAVGDLVRLMQFRRSQANLVEITLPDDTPWGGRPVRKLQLPRDASLVTILRGPRVIVPEADEPLEGGDELLFVAVTEVEDELRKLLLPTT; this is encoded by the coding sequence GTGGCGCAGATGAAAGTCGTTGTCGCCGGAGCCGGCGCCGTGGGCCGCTCCGTCACCCGCGAACTCGTGGAGAACAACCACGAAGTCACCCTGATCGAGCGCAACGCCGATCACATCGAAGCCGACGCCATCCCCGCCGCGCGTTGGCGGCTGGGAGATGCCTGCGAGCTGAGCTTGCTGGAATCGATACACCTCGAGGACTTCGACGTCGTCGTCGCCGCCACCGGCGATGACAAGGTCAACGTGGTACTCAGCCTGCTGGCCAAGACCGAATTCGCGGTGCCACGGGTGGTGGCCCGCGTCAACGACCCCCGCAACGAGTGGTTGTTTACCGACGCCTGGGGGGTGGACGTAGCGGTGTCCACGCCACGCATGCTCGCGTCCCTCATCGAGGAAGCGGTTGCCGTCGGCGACCTCGTGCGATTGATGCAGTTCCGCAGAAGCCAGGCCAACCTGGTCGAGATCACCTTGCCCGACGACACCCCATGGGGCGGGAGGCCGGTTCGCAAATTGCAGCTGCCCCGCGATGCCTCGCTCGTGACTATCTTGCGCGGACCGCGAGTCATCGTGCCGGAGGCCGACGAGCCGTTAGAGGGCGGCGACGAGTTGCTCTTCGTGGCGGTCACCGAAGTGGAGGACGAACTGCGCAAGCTGCTGCTGCCTACCACCTAG
- a CDS encoding potassium channel family protein, which translates to MRVVVMGCGRVGSSLADGLSRIGHDVAVIDRDSTAFNRLSAEFDGQRVLGQGFDRDVLLRAGIEAADAFAAVSSGDNSNIISARLARETFGVQRVVARIYDAKRAEVYERLGIPTIATVPWTTDRLLNALTHDSETARWRDPTGTVAVAEVILHEDWVGHRATDLEQATGARVAFLIRFGTGVLPEPKTVLQAGDQVYVAAISGRAAEAVAIAALPPSEDFDSEPRR; encoded by the coding sequence GTGCGGGTGGTGGTGATGGGGTGCGGCCGAGTGGGTTCTTCGCTGGCCGACGGGCTGTCCCGAATCGGCCATGATGTCGCGGTTATCGACCGTGACAGCACCGCCTTCAACCGGCTCAGCGCGGAGTTCGATGGACAGCGAGTGCTGGGCCAGGGATTCGACCGGGACGTGCTTTTGCGGGCGGGTATCGAGGCGGCAGATGCATTCGCGGCGGTGTCCTCCGGTGACAACTCCAACATCATCTCGGCCCGGTTGGCTCGCGAGACTTTCGGCGTTCAGCGCGTCGTCGCACGCATCTACGACGCCAAGCGCGCTGAGGTTTACGAACGACTGGGTATCCCCACGATTGCCACCGTGCCCTGGACCACTGATCGCCTGCTCAACGCTTTGACGCACGACTCGGAGACCGCGAGGTGGCGAGATCCGACCGGTACCGTCGCGGTCGCCGAGGTAATCCTTCACGAAGACTGGGTCGGTCATCGCGCCACCGACCTGGAGCAGGCCACCGGTGCCAGGGTCGCGTTCCTGATCCGATTCGGCACCGGCGTATTACCCGAACCGAAGACCGTCCTGCAGGCCGGCGATCAGGTCTACGTGGCCGCGATATCCGGCCGAGCCGCGGAGGCGGTGGCCATCGCGGCCTTGCCACCGAGCGAAGACTTCGATTCCGAACCCAGAAGATAG
- a CDS encoding APC family permease, which produces MSKLSTAARRLLIGRPFRSDRLSHTLLPKRIALPVFASDAMSSVAYAPEEIFLMLSVAGVAAYAMAPWIALAVAAVLLVVVSSYRQNVHAYPSGGGDYEIVTTNLGDTAGLVVASALMVDYVLTVAVSIASASSNIGSAIPFVYDHKVFFAVCAIVLVMAMNLRGVRESGLAFAVPTYLFIASVSAMLIWGLFRICVLNNPLRAESAGFVMHAEHSGIAGLALAFLVARSFSSGCAALTGVEAISNGVPAFRKPKSRNAATTLLMLGGIAVALLMGVVALAVMTGAQVADDPSTQLTGTPPDYRQKTLVAQLAHAVFGSFHVGFLLITAATALILVLAANTAFNGFPVLGSVLAQHSYLPRQLHTRGDRLAFSNGILFLAASAIGAVVAFRAELTALIQLYIVGVFISFTLSQIGMVRHWTRLLRDETDPPVRRRMVRSRLVNTVGFISTGTVLLIVLITKFLAGAWIAIVTMGALFIVMKLIRRHYDAVNRELAEQAADEENAMVLPSRNHAVVLVSKLHLPTRRALAYARATRPDILEAVTVSVDDAETRELVRQWQDSDISVPLKVIASPYREITRPVLDYVKRASKESPRTVVTVFIPEYVVGRWWEQVLHNQSALRLKGRLLFMPGVMVTSVPWQLTSSERLKTLEPHVAPGDTRRGILD; this is translated from the coding sequence GTGTCCAAACTTTCCACCGCCGCGCGCCGGTTGCTCATCGGTCGGCCGTTTCGTAGTGATCGGCTGAGCCACACGTTGTTGCCGAAGCGGATCGCCCTGCCGGTGTTCGCTTCAGATGCCATGTCATCGGTGGCGTACGCCCCGGAGGAGATCTTCCTGATGCTGTCGGTGGCCGGCGTGGCGGCCTATGCGATGGCGCCGTGGATCGCGTTGGCCGTGGCCGCGGTGCTATTGGTCGTGGTGTCCAGCTACCGGCAGAACGTACACGCCTATCCGTCGGGTGGCGGTGACTACGAGATCGTCACCACCAACCTAGGGGACACCGCCGGCCTCGTGGTCGCCAGCGCGCTGATGGTCGATTACGTTCTTACCGTCGCGGTTTCGATCGCCTCGGCGTCATCGAATATCGGCTCCGCTATTCCGTTCGTGTACGACCACAAGGTGTTCTTCGCCGTGTGCGCCATCGTGCTCGTGATGGCGATGAACCTGCGCGGCGTTCGCGAATCCGGGCTGGCGTTCGCGGTCCCGACCTATTTGTTCATTGCGAGTGTCAGCGCCATGCTCATCTGGGGGCTATTTCGGATCTGCGTTCTGAATAACCCGCTGCGTGCCGAATCCGCCGGGTTCGTGATGCACGCAGAACACAGCGGGATCGCTGGTCTCGCGCTGGCATTTCTGGTGGCCCGGTCCTTCTCGTCCGGTTGTGCGGCACTAACCGGGGTGGAGGCGATCAGCAACGGCGTGCCGGCGTTTCGGAAGCCGAAATCGCGCAACGCTGCCACAACGTTGCTCATGTTGGGCGGCATTGCGGTGGCCCTGCTGATGGGGGTGGTCGCGCTGGCAGTCATGACCGGAGCCCAGGTCGCCGATGATCCCAGTACGCAGCTGACCGGCACTCCACCGGACTACCGCCAGAAGACGCTGGTTGCACAGCTGGCCCATGCCGTTTTCGGTAGCTTCCATGTCGGGTTCTTGCTGATTACCGCGGCCACGGCACTCATCCTGGTGCTGGCCGCCAACACGGCGTTCAACGGCTTTCCGGTGCTCGGCTCGGTCTTGGCGCAGCACAGCTACCTGCCACGCCAACTGCACACTCGCGGGGACCGGCTGGCCTTCTCCAACGGGATCCTGTTCCTGGCGGCGTCGGCGATCGGGGCGGTTGTTGCGTTCCGCGCCGAACTCACCGCGCTGATCCAGCTCTATATCGTCGGTGTGTTCATCTCGTTCACGCTGAGCCAGATCGGCATGGTACGGCATTGGACCCGGTTGCTGCGTGACGAGACCGATCCACCCGTCCGGCGCAGAATGGTGCGTTCTCGGTTGGTCAACACTGTCGGCTTCATATCCACCGGCACGGTCCTATTGATCGTGCTGATTACGAAATTCCTTGCTGGAGCCTGGATCGCGATTGTCACCATGGGCGCGCTCTTCATCGTGATGAAGCTGATTCGCAGGCACTACGACGCGGTCAACCGGGAATTGGCGGAACAGGCTGCCGATGAGGAAAACGCGATGGTCCTGCCGAGCCGCAATCACGCCGTCGTGCTGGTTTCGAAGTTGCACCTACCGACGCGGCGCGCGTTGGCCTACGCGCGCGCCACCCGACCTGACATCTTGGAAGCCGTAACGGTCAGCGTCGACGATGCCGAGACGCGCGAGCTGGTGCGCCAATGGCAGGACAGCGATATTAGCGTGCCGCTCAAGGTCATTGCCTCCCCGTACCGTGAAATCACCCGTCCAGTACTGGATTACGTCAAACGAGCGAGCAAGGAGTCGCCGCGAACGGTGGTGACCGTTTTCATCCCCGAGTATGTCGTGGGGCGCTGGTGGGAGCAGGTTCTGCACAACCAGAGCGCATTGCGGCTCAAGGGCAGGTTGTTGTTCATGCCAGGGGTGATGGTGACATCGGTTCCCTGGCAGCTGACTTCGTCCGAACGGCTGAAGACGTTGGAGCCGCACGTGGCTCCCGGTGATACACGTCGGGGGATCCTCGATTGA
- a CDS encoding class I SAM-dependent RNA methyltransferase has protein sequence MDHATPPAPCGDLTVVAGAPANGGSCVAHHAGRVVFVRYALPGERVRVRVTADRGSYWHAEVVEVIDPSSDRRAPLCPIAGVNGSGCCDLAFAAPEAALALKGQVVANQLERLGGYRWNGEVQPLSDAGPTGWRTRVRLDVGASGRAGFHRYHSDELVTDLRCGQLPAGMLDGLATGDWTPAAQLHVAVDDEGERHVVVRTARHGRRNAPNRYATKVVEGEYHALQRVGLRSWRVPVTAFWQAHRDAAAVYSGLVADWAQPGAGNTAWDLYGGAGVFAAVLGEAVGESGRVLTVDTSRAASGAARAAVGDLPQVETVTGSVRRTLEAQRAGADVAVLDPPRSGAGREVIDLVAAAGVPRVVHIGCEAASFARDIGLYLGHGYRVEKIKVFDAFPLTHYAECFGLLTR, from the coding sequence ATCGATCACGCGACGCCGCCGGCACCGTGTGGGGACCTCACGGTGGTTGCCGGTGCGCCCGCGAACGGTGGCAGCTGCGTCGCGCACCACGCAGGCCGGGTGGTCTTCGTCCGCTACGCGTTGCCCGGTGAACGCGTGCGAGTACGCGTCACTGCGGACCGCGGTTCCTATTGGCACGCAGAGGTTGTCGAGGTGATTGACCCGTCATCCGACAGGCGGGCGCCGCTATGCCCGATCGCCGGGGTGAACGGCTCTGGGTGTTGCGATCTGGCGTTCGCCGCTCCAGAAGCTGCCCTGGCGCTCAAGGGACAAGTTGTGGCCAACCAGCTGGAACGTCTGGGTGGATATCGCTGGAATGGTGAGGTGCAACCACTGTCGGATGCGGGCCCCACCGGTTGGCGTACCCGGGTCCGGCTTGACGTGGGTGCTAGCGGCCGCGCCGGTTTCCACCGCTACCACAGCGATGAGCTGGTCACTGACCTGCGCTGCGGGCAGCTGCCGGCCGGCATGCTCGATGGGCTTGCAACGGGCGACTGGACGCCGGCGGCCCAATTGCATGTGGCAGTCGACGACGAGGGTGAGCGCCATGTGGTGGTGCGCACCGCGCGGCACGGCCGCCGCAACGCACCCAACCGGTACGCGACGAAGGTGGTCGAGGGTGAGTATCACGCGCTGCAGCGGGTGGGCCTGCGCAGCTGGCGGGTGCCAGTCACGGCCTTCTGGCAGGCCCACCGCGACGCGGCGGCGGTGTATAGCGGCCTGGTCGCCGACTGGGCGCAACCCGGTGCCGGCAACACCGCCTGGGATCTCTACGGCGGTGCGGGAGTCTTTGCGGCCGTGCTCGGCGAGGCGGTGGGGGAGTCCGGGCGGGTGCTGACCGTCGATACCTCGCGTGCGGCATCGGGGGCCGCGCGTGCCGCCGTGGGCGATCTACCACAAGTGGAGACCGTCACCGGTTCGGTGCGACGGACGCTCGAGGCGCAACGAGCAGGTGCTGACGTGGCAGTGCTAGATCCGCCGCGGTCGGGTGCCGGGCGTGAAGTGATCGACCTCGTGGCTGCCGCGGGCGTACCACGTGTCGTGCATATCGGTTGCGAGGCAGCGTCTTTTGCTCGTGATATCGGTCTCTACCTCGGTCATGGTTACCGCGTCGAAAAGATCAAGGTGTTCGACGCGTTCCCGCTGACCCACTACGCCGAGTGCTTTGGGCTCTTAACCCGCTAG
- a CDS encoding PPE family protein — MNFSVLPPEINSARLFSGAGSGPMLAASAAWDGLASELDSAATAFVSLTAELVDQAWQGSAAQAMASAAAPYAGWLSSAATQATVAASQANAVADVFEAALAATVHPALVAANRDQFVALVLSNVLGLNAPAIAATEFQYEEMWAQDVAAMVAYHGGAAAAVAQLAGGPVQALATAPAQAVSAVSEWPNFGYGNVGGGNVGFFNTGEFNVGGFNTGSANIGFGNLSPNFPVDPNNLTAFGALGIGNNGLNNVGLLNTGTNNQGLPVGLLSLLGAGNHGNFNQGLFNTGNHNIGIGLTGDNLIGIGPLHINSGALSAVAAQLAAPASAAAQLVAAPAQAVSAVSEWPNFGYGNVGGGNVGFFNTGEFNIGGFNTGSANIGLGNLSPNFPVDPNNLTAFGGLGIGNNGLNNVGLFNTGINNQGLPLSYLSLLGVGNEGSFNQGLFNTGNHNIGIGLTGDHLIGIGPLNFDHGALSGLVSPAQALAAAPAQAVSEWPNFGYGNVGGGNVGFFNTGEFNIGGFNTGSANIGLGNLSPNFPVDPDNVTVFGGLGIGNNGLNNVGLFNTGINNQGLPLSYLSLLGVGNEGSFNQGLFNTGNHNIGIGLNGDHLIGIGPLNFDHGALSGLVSPAQALATAPAQAMSQWPNFGYGNVGGGNVGFFNTGEFNIGGFNTGSANIGLGNLSPNFPVDPDNVTVFGGLGIGNNGLNNVGLFNTGINNQGLPLSYLSLLGVGNEGTFNQGLFNTGNHNIGIGLNGDHLIGIGPLNFGHGALSGLVSPAQALATAPAQAVSAVSEWPNFGYGNVGGGNVGFFNTGEFNIGGFNTGSANIGLGNLSPNFPVDPDNVTVFGGLGIGNNGLNNVGLFNTGINNQGLPLSYLSLLGVGNEGTFNQGLFNTGNHNIGIGLNGDHLIGIGPLNFDHGALSGLVSPAQALAAAPAQAMSQWPNFGYGNVGGGNVGFFNDGEFNIGGFNTGSINIGFGNVSPNFPVDPNNVTTFGSIGIGNNGLENVGLFNTGTGNQGLPIGRLPWLGVGNEGNFNQGLFNTGNNNIGIGLAGDNLIGIGPLHIEQGALSGLLSAPAQALAAWPEQAAQSLSDLPNFGYGNVGSGNFGFFNTGEFNFGLNNLGAGNFGGFNTGSINIGFGNVSPNFPVDPNNVTTFGAIGIGNNGLENVGLFNTGIGNTGLPFSYLPWLGVGNEGNFNQGLFNTGNNNIGIGLTGDNLIGIGPLHIAA, encoded by the coding sequence ATGAACTTTTCGGTGTTGCCACCAGAGATCAACTCAGCCAGGCTCTTTTCCGGAGCTGGCTCAGGCCCGATGTTGGCGGCCTCGGCCGCCTGGGATGGCTTGGCGTCCGAATTAGACTCGGCGGCAACAGCTTTTGTGTCGCTGACCGCAGAATTGGTCGATCAGGCGTGGCAGGGTTCGGCGGCTCAGGCCATGGCATCAGCGGCGGCGCCGTATGCGGGCTGGTTGAGCAGCGCGGCAACCCAAGCAACGGTCGCGGCCTCGCAGGCCAATGCGGTCGCCGACGTTTTTGAGGCGGCGCTGGCGGCCACCGTGCATCCGGCGCTGGTGGCAGCCAACCGCGATCAGTTCGTGGCACTGGTGTTGTCGAATGTGTTGGGGCTCAATGCCCCGGCGATCGCGGCAACCGAATTCCAGTACGAGGAGATGTGGGCTCAAGACGTCGCCGCGATGGTGGCGTACCACGGTGGAGCAGCCGCGGCGGTGGCGCAGTTGGCGGGGGGGCCTGTGCAGGCGTTGGCGACCGCCCCGGCGCAGGCGGTGTCGGCGGTGTCGGAGTGGCCGAACTTTGGTTATGGCAATGTGGGGGGCGGCAATGTCGGGTTCTTCAACACCGGTGAGTTCAACGTCGGTGGGTTCAACACCGGTTCGGCCAACATCGGGTTTGGCAACCTGAGTCCGAATTTCCCGGTGGATCCCAACAACCTCACTGCCTTTGGTGCGTTGGGAATCGGTAACAACGGCCTGAATAACGTGGGCCTGCTCAACACTGGTACCAACAACCAGGGCTTGCCCGTGGGGTTGCTGTCGTTGTTGGGTGCGGGCAATCACGGCAACTTCAACCAGGGCCTGTTCAATACCGGTAATCACAACATCGGTATCGGGCTGACCGGCGACAACCTGATCGGGATTGGCCCACTGCACATCAATTCCGGTGCATTGTCGGCGGTCGCGGCGCAATTGGCGGCACCAGCGTCGGCGGCGGCACAGTTGGTGGCTGCGCCGGCGCAGGCGGTGTCGGCGGTCTCGGAGTGGCCGAACTTCGGTTACGGCAATGTGGGGGGCGGCAACGTCGGGTTCTTCAACACCGGTGAGTTCAACATCGGTGGGTTCAACACTGGTTCGGCCAACATCGGGTTGGGCAACCTGAGTCCGAATTTCCCGGTGGATCCCAACAATCTCACTGCCTTTGGTGGTTTGGGTATCGGTAACAACGGCCTGAATAACGTGGGCCTGTTCAACACCGGTATCAACAACCAGGGCTTGCCGTTGAGCTATCTGTCGTTGTTGGGTGTGGGCAATGAGGGCAGTTTCAACCAGGGGCTGTTCAACACGGGTAATCACAACATCGGTATCGGGCTGACTGGTGATCATCTGATCGGGATTGGTCCGCTGAACTTCGACCACGGTGCGCTATCAGGGTTGGTGTCGCCGGCGCAGGCGTTGGCGGCCGCGCCAGCGCAGGCGGTGTCGGAGTGGCCGAACTTCGGTTACGGCAATGTGGGGGGCGGCAACGTCGGGTTCTTCAACACCGGTGAGTTCAACATCGGTGGGTTTAACACTGGTTCGGCCAACATCGGGTTGGGCAACCTGAGTCCGAATTTCCCGGTGGATCCCGACAACGTCACCGTCTTTGGTGGTTTGGGTATCGGTAACAACGGCCTGAATAACGTGGGCCTGTTCAACACCGGTATCAACAACCAGGGCTTGCCGTTGAGCTATCTGTCGTTGTTGGGTGTGGGCAATGAGGGCAGTTTCAACCAGGGCCTGTTCAACACCGGTAATCACAACATCGGTATCGGGCTAAACGGTGATCACCTGATCGGGATCGGTCCGCTGAACTTCGACCACGGTGCGCTATCAGGGTTGGTGTCGCCGGCGCAGGCGTTGGCGACCGCGCCAGCGCAGGCGATGTCGCAGTGGCCGAACTTCGGTTACGGCAATGTGGGGGGCGGCAACGTCGGGTTCTTCAACACCGGTGAGTTCAACATCGGTGGGTTTAACACTGGTTCGGCCAACATCGGGTTGGGCAACCTGAGTCCGAATTTCCCGGTGGATCCCGACAACGTCACCGTCTTTGGTGGTTTGGGTATCGGTAACAACGGCCTGAATAACGTGGGCCTGTTCAACACTGGTATCAACAACCAGGGCTTGCCGTTGAGCTATCTGTCGTTGTTGGGTGTGGGCAATGAGGGAACCTTTAACCAGGGCCTGTTCAACACCGGTAATCACAACATCGGTATCGGGCTAAACGGTGATCACCTGATCGGGATCGGTCCGCTGAACTTCGGCCACGGTGCGCTATCAGGGTTGGTGTCGCCGGCGCAGGCGTTGGCGACCGCGCCAGCGCAGGCGGTGTCGGCGGTGTCGGAGTGGCCGAACTTCGGTTACGGCAATGTGGGGGGCGGCAACGTCGGGTTCTTCAACACCGGTGAGTTCAACATCGGTGGGTTCAACACTGGTTCGGCCAACATCGGGTTGGGCAACCTGAGCCCGAATTTCCCGGTGGATCCCGACAACGTCACCGTCTTTGGTGGTTTGGGTATCGGTAACAACGGCCTGAATAACGTGGGCCTGTTCAACACTGGTATCAACAACCAGGGCTTGCCGTTGAGCTATCTGTCGTTGTTGGGTGTGGGCAATGAGGGAACCTTTAACCAGGGCCTGTTCAACACCGGCAACCACAACATCGGCATCGGGCTAAACGGTGATCACCTGATCGGGATCGGTCCGCTGAACTTCGACCACGGCGCGCTATCAGGGTTGGTGTCGCCGGCGCAGGCGTTGGCGGCCGCGCCAGCGCAGGCGATGTCGCAGTGGCCGAACTTCGGTTACGGCAATGTCGGTGGCGGCAACGTCGGGTTCTTCAATGACGGTGAGTTCAACATCGGTGGGTTTAACACCGGGTCGATCAACATCGGTTTCGGCAACGTGAGCCCGAACTTCCCGGTCGATCCCAACAACGTCACCACGTTCGGTTCGATTGGTATCGGTAACAACGGTCTCGAGAACGTGGGCCTGTTCAACACCGGTACCGGCAACCAGGGCTTGCCGATCGGCCGTCTGCCCTGGCTTGGTGTCGGCAACGAGGGCAACTTCAACCAGGGCCTGTTCAACACCGGCAACAACAACATCGGCATCGGGCTCGCTGGCGACAACCTGATCGGGATTGGCCCGCTGCACATCGAGCAGGGTGCGCTATCAGGGTTGCTGTCGGCGCCGGCGCAGGCGCTGGCGGCATGGCCGGAGCAGGCGGCGCAGAGCCTGTCGGATCTGCCGAACTTCGGTTACGGCAATGTGGGCAGCGGTAACTTCGGGTTCTTCAATACCGGTGAGTTCAACTTTGGTCTCAACAATCTGGGCGCGGGCAACTTTGGCGGCTTCAATACCGGTTCGATCAACATCGGTTTCGGCAATGTGAGCCCGAACTTCCCGGTGGATCCCAACAACGTCACCACCTTTGGTGCGATTGGCATCGGTAACAACGGCCTCGAGAACGTGGGTCTGTTCAACACCGGAATCGGCAACACCGGCTTGCCATTCAGCTATCTGCCCTGGCTTGGTGTTGGCAACGAGGGCAACTTCAACCAGGGCCTGTTCAACACCGGCAACAACAACATCGGCATTGGGCTCACCGGCGACAACCTCATCGGTATCGGCCCGCTGCACATTGCCGCATAG